In Acidiphilium acidophilum, one genomic interval encodes:
- a CDS encoding helix-turn-helix domain-containing protein encodes MAANGMSDRTERDGRPSPIDVHVGSRIRLRRTLLGMSQEKLGDALGLTFQQVQKYERGVNRVGASRLFDISRVLDVPISFFFDDMPEGMDATPMSGPRGRSHGFAEAQEPFGVGLDDHMTKRETLELVRAYYRIAEPTVRKRMFDLIKSLAPSDAFPSE; translated from the coding sequence ATGGCGGCAAATGGAATGAGCGATCGCACTGAACGGGACGGTCGTCCGAGCCCGATCGATGTCCATGTCGGCTCGCGGATCCGTCTGCGGCGGACCTTGCTGGGCATGTCGCAGGAAAAGCTCGGCGATGCGCTGGGGCTCACCTTTCAGCAGGTTCAGAAATACGAGCGCGGTGTCAACCGGGTCGGGGCCTCCCGCCTGTTCGACATTTCCCGCGTGCTGGATGTGCCGATCAGCTTTTTTTTCGACGATATGCCCGAAGGCATGGACGCGACCCCGATGTCCGGACCGCGGGGACGGAGCCACGGGTTTGCGGAGGCACAGGAACCATTCGGGGTTGGTCTCGACGATCATATGACCAAGCGCGAGACCCTCGAACTGGTGCGGGCTTATTACCGGATTGCGGAACCGACCGTGCGCAAACGCATGTTCGACCTGATCAAGTCGCTGGCGCCGTCCGATGCGTTTCCATCGGAATAA